The genomic window aatcaacatttataggttaaaagcctctgtaaataggtgggttttgagtccagatttgaatgtggtgagtgagggagggaatctgaggtgttgggggagagagttccagagggtgggggcagctacagagaaggccctgtacccccaggttcggtgcttgggtttggtgagaggggtgaggaggttgccgttggtggagcggaggttgcgggagggattgtatggctgcagaaggtcggtgaggtagcaGGGAGCTAGactatggagggctttataggtgatgaggaggatcttttACTGTATTCgggaggtgatgggaagccaatggaggttctggaggactgtggtgatgtggtctctggagcgggtgtGAGTGAGGAagtgtgcagctgagttttgaatgtattgtaattgtatgttttgtaagaataaagtcagaattctgagaataaagtcagaattctgagaataaagtcagaatcctgagaataaagtcagaatcctgagaataaagtcagatttgtttttcttttttagtggCCCTAAACCTCTTCAATAGGAATACTATCAATTTTTAACGTAACCAGTTTTTGATGTCAAGTCCTAAACAGCTGGGACACAGGGCATGAACCATAGGCATGAATAGAACATGTGCACCAGTTTGTTGACACTCCAAACCTGTTGGTGGCGGTAATGCGCCACAGCccgaagaagacgaagaagaagaagaatgctaacgtTAAATGCTCCAGTATGAACTGGGAactttacagtctatgacttgGAAATGCTGTTGTAGTTTGCAACTATagtctttaaataaaatatatttatgtatagtTAATCTTTGCaacatacatattttattttcagtacatcaaCAATGTCGTCGGCACAATATTTAAGAGCGTTTATCACCGAGCGacttactgctgctgctgaagaaaTATTTGGAGTTATAGAAAAAACTCTCATCAAGTACGAGGAGGAGAGTCACCGACAGAGCAGACACTTTGTGTGGAAACAAGGGAAAGGTGTGTAAAAACTCTTTGatctaaaaatgtgtttgtaagaTTTTGTCTATCCATCAACCAGTTTCATGGATACTAGTATAGTTTGCTTgcattacagtatttctcagtcgctttggtacatttctcaaaacatcctcgacatttgcaaaaatAGTAAGTGAATTTCTCAAAACAATCcgtacaaatagcaaaataccatggattacctgcaaaagccaatATCTTGCCCAgaatccttagttcatctctcaaaagtaaatatctgtgtcaatgaacatgtcagtgccatcagaatgaCAAGTCCTTATGTCAtggtgtacggataagacagttAAACTGCTTAATCAtattgtcaatataacagtgtactctggagggacgttctgatgttATCTATGGTTAAAGTTGATGActgttattgtaaattgtaagttacaccttagtgtatgtgggTGATTGATTGCAAGAGGctggacaagattcacatttacgcttttactgtttgtactttaatttgttgacagACTGTGTCAttgcaatacagaaagaaaaagacgtAATGTGCATagcacagagaaaaaacaaaagtagaaatTTAAACACAGGGGAAGCTGTACATGCAGTGCCGTAGGAattacagtgcagtgcagtcTTTCACACCTCCTGACGTTCCTGTCTGTTGGGCcttcgttagagaaagtcaagattcccctgggagcaatttaccaattcatgACAgattttgttaaaaataaaagtttaatggaaatgtacagaaatgtgactgacatattctgacaacatgttcaaccattttgcatgtgaagacttgtgcaaatgaactaatgcctaaatgttggggagggtgagactattcaacacagacccattataatacattttgatcaacatgacataagcaattgataatgtaggaaacagcagagagttgTGCATAATCAtctgcatggatgtaccaaagaatttgcaacttgttcaaagaaatgagaaacagttttttgatgtgcacacgTGATGCAATGAtttgaagattgaacaagtagttttgagaatttcaattctgatctgagataTGTACCagtgactgagaaaaactgtaatccTCCATTAATTCTCAAACATTACACTAGGTATGAATTCCTTATGTTCCCTATTCCTCCAGAGCTTCCAGAGCAACAATTCTTTAAGGGGGATCTCTCTGACCAGCAGCTCTGTAACCTGGAGCGGATATCAAATCTGAACCATGAGGACCAAGAGGCTCTACAGATtaaagaggaacaggaggaagaCTGCAGTGgtcaggagggagagcagcttgAACTGAAGCAAGAGATTGATGATTATAAGTTAACTCCTACTTACCAGGAAAGCAAACAAGAACTTAATGACCTCCAGCTCCTCCCTCACAGCTCTCCTCATGCTGATAACTATAATCAGATAGTAGTGATGCATGAAGATTCAGGATCCACCACAGATGCAGAaccagagctgcagaggagataCCATGTAAGCAACAGTGACCACATTTACAACTCACCTATGTCAAATGTTAACCATATTTCTCACGCAAGTATTACATCTTTCAAATGTGATACATGTGGTAAGTCTTTTAAGCACAAGTCCAGTATGGGTTTACACCTGAGAATCCACACAGGTGAGAAGCCATACCCCTGCAACACTTGCGGGAAAAGATTCTCCCGGATGACGAACTTAAACAGGCACAAGAGGATCCACACCGGTGAGAAGCTTTATACGTGCGAAACATGCGGGAAAAGTTTTCTACTGAATTGTCTCATGAAAAACCACATGAAAATGCACACAGGTGAGAAGCCGTACCCCTGCAGCGCCTGTGGGAAAAGATTCTGTCGAATGCAAGACTTAAAGAGGCACTTTAGAATCCACACGGGTGAAAAGCCGTACTCCTGTGAAACGTGTGGGAGAGCTTTCCGGTACAGAGGCGACATGATAGTCCACATAAGAAGAGCTCACACTGGGGAAAAACCATACCTTTGTAAGACCTGTGGGAAAAGATTCTTTGATGCATCTCAACTGGCAAAGCACACAACATTGCATTCAGTGAAGTAGCCTTGTATGTGTCGTGGAAGACAGAATCAGATCAAGTGATAGCTACATCTCTAAAATGCAGATGACTACAATTTACTATGGAGAAGGGGTCAAACCTCTCACAGCGGTAGGAGTACATTTGTAAAGCAAGTTTTGAAATGAGTCATTCCACAAATCTCACTGTGAAAATGTTCAACTTGAAGTTGTTTTCAGAAATAAATGTTGCTGTATAAAATTTCTAAATGTGGATCCCTGGAAGTTTGTGCTTGCTTAACCTCTGTGCTTACCTTCAATCTGAGTTGAGGAGTTTCAAACATACTCTATATGTCCTATTGGAGAGATATTGTGACCTTACAGTTACTATTCATGCACCAATTACAGCCAAACCCCCACCACCTACcatgtttttagatttttactGATCAACTTGAGCCATACGATAAAAACTAAGGCCTTCCTGGTGCACATCGATATTATGTTTTATGGCAAACTTCTGTCTAAAaacagtacaaaataaaattccATCAGCAacaaactacggtggccctgaaggacaaaacatattttaaataaaattaacatttcatttttacagaaaagggaatgtaccaaataccggaagtgatccggaagtggtcgagtgaggggtcatttagtttgtttggatggagagaaaccaaatggagatggacatggtgtacatattaggacatcctcgggtctcagagagaggtgtcagacctcagatgaaaaagcatcatgtctctggaAAACCTCTGTCATATCTCCGCAAAACCTGATATAAACCTGATATAAACGGAGGATGTCCTGATATGTACACCATgtcgctccgtttggtttctctccatcaaaacaaactaaatgacccctcactcaatcacttccggatcacttccggtatttggtacattccctttccgtaaaaatgttatgttaatttgtttcagaaatgataaaagtgttccgtcatttgtaaaattgtctccaactttgtaaaagtgtttaatcttttgtaaatgcttttccttaaatgtaaatctgtTTCGGTCTTGgttaaagtgttttgctgatgtaattttgttttagaaaaggtaaaaatgttttccaaaatgtaaatttgtctccaactttgtgaaagtgtttcatcttttgtaaatttgttttgtccttcagggccaccgtaacaAACAGAGgttgtttatttttccaaatGAGTGGAAAAGAGCAAGATTAATAACTATCACTAAGAGTATTCCTAGTGAGTAGAATTGGAGGCATAAAAAATTAActgggcagaaaaaaaaaaggtttagaTTTGATAGATATATAATAGAGATATCTGATATTTCAGTGTGAAGTTTTAAGACCAAATCCAGTAAAGGTACAAAATAGTTAACATAGAGTATAGtttagacctgctatgtttgtcaaAGCGTGTTTGCGattaagtttgttgtgatttagcgctatacaaataaagattgattgaataaaagtaataataataataatctttatttatatagcacttttcaaaacagggttacaaagtgctttacaaataataataataataataataattcatagaatttatatagcgcttttttaagtactcaaagtcgctttacataaggtaaaactaaaaataaaacttataaatacaatacaaaacagggacagaggtggggcagggggagaggtcatgtgttgtatgcttttttgaaaagGTAGGTCTGGAGGTGGCTTTTGAATgactgaagtgagtcagagttgcggatgtgtggagggagagagttccagagagtgggggcagtgatggcaaaggcttgagtaagtaagtaagatttatttatagagcacctctcaagaacagaggttacaaggtgctttacaacaacaacaaaacaaaataggagagaaactgaaagacaaaagaaacgtgaggaagacaatgaaaaataataaaaacaatttaaaacaataacctgcagggaggcaacagtgaaaacaaaataacagaaaggaagataaaaaaggTTAGGACAAGAGgttaagataaaacaatattggaagactaaaatcaacaaaatataaaagatgaaaacaattaaaagatcagaaatataaaaataaaagcctgccaGTGATACtacctgaaaaataaaaatttaattatatatttcctctagatcaggcatgtccaaagtacggcccgggggccaatcgcggcccaaggtccatttatttatggccccaagcttccatcttaaaatgtgttatttatagcacagaaattaatcacattctgaatcatctgtacatttgcatttcaagcgcacaaacaaaactaaagtcaatccagaaacatctcaaaaagcttcatatggactacctgtctaaagccaaagctctggaaaatctgcaagacggcaataaagaagaaacacaagaactcttaaagttgacaggttttcaaattaatgtttttatcatgatgtgaaaatgttcttgatgaaaactgaaagttcagaagacacggaagaggacacaagacaatatcaaaattatgaaatcgtacagaaaaggcaaaatttgatgcatacaaaatgttcaaaacgcaggaaaacaattatttagttcttaaaatgttgtctgcaggtcagaaaagtcttaaaaacaacatgaaatagacgtgtgatgaaatccagatcgtgatcctgccataggaaaataatgagacaatatttttcccctagtgaaaaacattttgctccagaagaagatagagtttgcaaatgtttacatggcttgtggagacctgaggactacctagttaatGATttattgaggggaaaaaaataaaataaatgttattaaatAGTGTTCATATATAAATTTTATGAttactaagtctcagtaggagccactggccctgaggtattctgacaacgtcaaatgtggccctctttgaaaaaagtttggacaccactgctctGGATGTATTAATGTTGCACCAGGATGTCTAATGTGTTCCTCCTGATTTAAACTCCACGCCAGCAGGAGGCTGTAATGCTTCATCGCGTTGTTTGTGAGCCTCCATGGTTCGTGAAAAAGAATGAAGAGGTAGTAAAAGATATTGTAGAGCGAGTAGTCCCCACAGCACAATCCCtaaagtttattttaagaaatggAAGTCACACCAGTGAATCGATTGAAAATGTTCGTGAATGAGCGACTGACTGTCGCAGCTGAAGAGATATTCGTAGTGTTTGAAAAAGCTTTATTCGTATACCAAGAGGAGATTGTTCGTCAACGCGAACTGTTGGATGCTGTCCTGAAACCACAGATAAAACTACAAAAGACAGGTGTGTGAAATTGTCTTATTTTCTTAATTAAAAAGATGATATGTTGGTGAAGAATTGCCCTTTAATAGAAACACTTTGTTTTATCTGAATGACGTCGTTTGGGCTTCTTAAAATAATCAATGATTCGGATATATGTTAGCTTAAATGCTAACATTATctcaacatcaaaacaaactaatcaTGGTGTTCTGTCGAGTTGTGCTGCTTTGTCAAAACATGTTATCGAGTTATGTTGGCGTTAATCGAAAAACGCTCGGTTAGCTCTACTTATCTAAGCATTTCATTTCGAACAGGTAACAGGaaaataaggtgaatatatTCAGTTATTCTTATATAAAGCCTTTAAGATGT from Notolabrus celidotus isolate fNotCel1 chromosome 9, fNotCel1.pri, whole genome shotgun sequence includes these protein-coding regions:
- the LOC117818566 gene encoding zinc finger protein 436-like, which produces MSSAQYLRAFITERLTAAAEEIFGVIEKTLIKYEEESHRQSRHFVWKQGKELPEQQFFKGDLSDQQLCNLERISNLNHEDQEALQIKEEQEEDCSGQEGEQLELKQEIDDYKLTPTYQESKQELNDLQLLPHSSPHADNYNQIVVMHEDSGSTTDAEPELQRRYHVSNSDHIYNSPMSNVNHISHASITSFKCDTCGKSFKHKSSMGLHLRIHTGEKPYPCNTCGKRFSRMTNLNRHKRIHTGEKLYTCETCGKSFLLNCLMKNHMKMHTGEKPYPCSACGKRFCRMQDLKRHFRIHTGEKPYSCETCGRAFRYRGDMIVHIRRAHTGEKPYLCKTCGKRFFDASQLAKHTTLHSVKATVTNREMEVTPVNRLKMFVNERLTVAAEEIFVVFEKALFVYQEEIVRQRELLDAVLKPQIKLQKTGFQQPNVTHRDVLHDQDQCEQESSICLDQADPEQEIKQEEDEVCTSYEDPFALHQDTEVFKLSPACEKSNHSEDKIALLDSEQTQSASVQNPQSNSSDEWIQSESERRNFLEMDMNSDQHVGDGEKQHMCCICGKSFKINAKLKLHMRIHTGEKLYRCMYCKKEFAFNSSLSRHLRVHTGEKPYECTFCGKRFNVSTTLKVHYRIHTGEKPYKCNFCDKAFTTCSNLKKHMTLHDKPGNSSLYSQSY